The Phoenix dactylifera cultivar Barhee BC4 chromosome 9, palm_55x_up_171113_PBpolish2nd_filt_p, whole genome shotgun sequence genome window below encodes:
- the LOC103701913 gene encoding transcription factor bHLH30-like isoform X2, with protein MENNGDGSSSKIHEFQGYQEEEQQQQQYNNNNMSNHIGGGGGGQGFVFPDEAAAAAAIGVVGAGGSVASSSILPWPLPPIHPLNSTQFAPSNLVRDQNQGQFFPSLPPLPPPPPPSSPFYGDLYARRATTALQFAYGGAGLGSSSDPSGLGGLYMGMGSEALARGGGVSPLSAFGGLHAELGKLTPQEIMDAKALAASKSHSEAERRRRERINAHLAKLRSLLPNTTKTDKASLLAEVIQHVKELKRQTLEIAEESPLPTESDELTVDAGSDEDGRFIVKASLCCDDRSDLLPDLIKALKALRLRTLKAEITTLGGRVKNVLVITGEDDADHQQQQQQQQSIASIQEALKAVMERAAASDEPSSAGGIKRQRTTNLSTILEHR; from the exons ATGGAAAATAATGGTGATGGTTCTTCTAGCAAGATCCACGAATTCCAAGGCTATCAGGAGGAGgaacagcagcagcaacaaTACAACAATAACAACATGAGCAACCATattggtggtggtggaggaggtCAGGGCTTTGTCTTTCCAGATgaagctgctgctgctgctgctattGGTGTTGTTGGTGCTGGTGGTAGTGTTGCTTCTTCTTCTATTCTGCCATGGCCACTACCTCCTATACATCCCTTAAACTCGACTCAGTTTGCGCCATCCAATTTAGTTCGAGATCAGAATCAAGGGCAgttctttccttctctcccgccactccctccgccgccgcctccttcctctcccttctaTGGCGACTTGTACGCACGGCGGGCCACGACGGCTCTACAATTTGCTTACGGTGGTGCTGGCCTCGGCTCGTCATCGGATCCTTCGGGATTGGGTGGTCTTTACATGGGGATGGGGTCCGAGGCACTGGCTCGCGGCGGAGGGGTGTCTCCTTTGTCGGCCTTCGGAGGCCTTCATGCAGAGTTGGGTAAGTTGACACCGCAGGAGATCATGGACGCCAAGGCACTTGCGGCTTCCAAGAGCCACAGCGAGGCCGAGCGCCGGCGGCGCGAGCGCATCAACGCCCATCTTGCTAAGCTGCGCAGCTTGCTGCCCAACACCACCAAA ACAGACAAAGCCTCCCTGCTCGCGGAGGTGATCCAGCACGTCAAGGAGTTGAAGCGGCAGACGCTTGAAATCGCCGAAGAGAGCCCGCTGCCGACCGAATCCGACGAGCTCACAGTTGATGCCGGCAGCGATGAGGATGGCAGATTCATAGTGAAGGCCTCGCTGTGCTGCGATGACCGCTCGGATCTCCTTCCAGACCTTATCAAGGCACTGAAGGCTCTCAGGCTTCGCACACTTAAGGCCGAGATCACCACCCTCGGCGGCCGTGTCAAGAATGTGCTCGTCATCACCGGCGAGGATGACGCTGAccatcagcagcagcagcagcagcagcagtccaTTGCCTCCATCCAAGAAGCACTGAAAGCGGTCATGGAGCGGGCGGCGGCAAGTGATGAGCCGTCCTCGGCCGGAGGTATCAAGCGGCAGCGGACCACCAACCTCTCTACCATACTTGAGCACAG ATGA
- the LOC103701913 gene encoding transcription factor bHLH30-like isoform X1: MENNGDGSSSKIHEFQGYQEEEQQQQQYNNNNMSNHIGGGGGGQGFVFPDEAAAAAAIGVVGAGGSVASSSILPWPLPPIHPLNSTQFAPSNLVRDQNQGQFFPSLPPLPPPPPPSSPFYGDLYARRATTALQFAYGGAGLGSSSDPSGLGGLYMGMGSEALARGGGVSPLSAFGGLHAELGKLTPQEIMDAKALAASKSHSEAERRRRERINAHLAKLRSLLPNTTKTDKASLLAEVIQHVKELKRQTLEIAEESPLPTESDELTVDAGSDEDGRFIVKASLCCDDRSDLLPDLIKALKALRLRTLKAEITTLGGRVKNVLVITGEDDADHQQQQQQQQSIASIQEALKAVMERAAASDEPSSAGGIKRQRTTNLSTILEHSFWKSPR, from the exons ATGGAAAATAATGGTGATGGTTCTTCTAGCAAGATCCACGAATTCCAAGGCTATCAGGAGGAGgaacagcagcagcaacaaTACAACAATAACAACATGAGCAACCATattggtggtggtggaggaggtCAGGGCTTTGTCTTTCCAGATgaagctgctgctgctgctgctattGGTGTTGTTGGTGCTGGTGGTAGTGTTGCTTCTTCTTCTATTCTGCCATGGCCACTACCTCCTATACATCCCTTAAACTCGACTCAGTTTGCGCCATCCAATTTAGTTCGAGATCAGAATCAAGGGCAgttctttccttctctcccgccactccctccgccgccgcctccttcctctcccttctaTGGCGACTTGTACGCACGGCGGGCCACGACGGCTCTACAATTTGCTTACGGTGGTGCTGGCCTCGGCTCGTCATCGGATCCTTCGGGATTGGGTGGTCTTTACATGGGGATGGGGTCCGAGGCACTGGCTCGCGGCGGAGGGGTGTCTCCTTTGTCGGCCTTCGGAGGCCTTCATGCAGAGTTGGGTAAGTTGACACCGCAGGAGATCATGGACGCCAAGGCACTTGCGGCTTCCAAGAGCCACAGCGAGGCCGAGCGCCGGCGGCGCGAGCGCATCAACGCCCATCTTGCTAAGCTGCGCAGCTTGCTGCCCAACACCACCAAA ACAGACAAAGCCTCCCTGCTCGCGGAGGTGATCCAGCACGTCAAGGAGTTGAAGCGGCAGACGCTTGAAATCGCCGAAGAGAGCCCGCTGCCGACCGAATCCGACGAGCTCACAGTTGATGCCGGCAGCGATGAGGATGGCAGATTCATAGTGAAGGCCTCGCTGTGCTGCGATGACCGCTCGGATCTCCTTCCAGACCTTATCAAGGCACTGAAGGCTCTCAGGCTTCGCACACTTAAGGCCGAGATCACCACCCTCGGCGGCCGTGTCAAGAATGTGCTCGTCATCACCGGCGAGGATGACGCTGAccatcagcagcagcagcagcagcagcagtccaTTGCCTCCATCCAAGAAGCACTGAAAGCGGTCATGGAGCGGGCGGCGGCAAGTGATGAGCCGTCCTCGGCCGGAGGTATCAAGCGGCAGCGGACCACCAACCTCTCTACCATACTTGAGCACAG CTTCTGGAAGTCTCCACGCTGA
- the LOC103701853 gene encoding phospholipase A2-alpha-like has protein sequence MDGGKRHQSLKLAILVALLISTTPVHALTVGIQSVNSGIAVIKQQQQQQCSRTCESQDCNVPPLLKYGKYCGILYSGCPGEKPCDALDACCMTHDNCVQSKHNDYLNVECNENLLNCMAEVREAGKGTFKGNKCMVEEVVDVITLVIEAALLAGRIVHKP, from the exons ATGGATGGAGGAAAAAGGCATCAGTCGCTGAAGTTAGCCATCCTTGTCGCTCTTCTCATCTCGACTACCCCTGTCCACGCTCTCACCGTCGGCATCCAGTCCGTTAACTCCGGCATCGCCGTG AttaagcagcagcagcagcagcagtgcagCAGAACGTGCGAGTCGCAGGACTGCAACG TGCCTCCATTGCTTAAGTATGGAAAATACTGCGGGATTTTATACAGCGGCTGCCCAGGGGAGAAGCCATGCGATGCTCTCGATGCCTGCTGCATGACCCACGACAACTGCGTCCAATCCAAGCACA ATGACTACTTGAACGTGGAGTGCAACGAGAACTTGCTCAACTGCATGGCGGAGGTGAGGGAAGCCGGCAAGGGCACGTTTAAGGGGAACAAGTGCAtggtggaggaggtggtggatgTGATCACCCTGGTGATAGAGGCTGCCTTGTTAGCTGGGAGGATTGTTCACAAGCCATAG